A part of Candidatus Omnitrophota bacterium genomic DNA contains:
- a CDS encoding glycosyltransferase, whose protein sequence is MSGSARKINLLLLTDCLADLAGGAEKQIFELAKGMDKSRYDVTIASLDCYGRAPRSVIEPVCRLEIFRVVRIYGLSGFLQGLRFFRYLKDSRVDIVQTYHFSSDIWGAFLAWLAGVPVILSNRRDMGFWRKSWHVWAYRLINRWVLRIVVNARPIKAMVLESERMGDDRVVVISNGVELSAKSSPLGRSDLGLNAGDMVVAHVANLRPVKGHMHLIRAFKDVVARCPSAKLVLIGQDELGGSLQKLASDLGISERVLFLGKRMDVSRILPLADVCVLPSLSEGMSNSILEYMAAGKPVVATRVGGNPELIEDGVNGILVEKENVPQLADALFRLLQDPSLRREMGNSGFQRITEEFTMGAMVRKYEQLFETLLAAQRPGISR, encoded by the coding sequence ATGAGCGGCAGTGCGAGGAAAATCAATCTCCTTCTTCTGACGGATTGCCTGGCGGACCTGGCCGGAGGCGCGGAAAAGCAGATTTTTGAGCTGGCGAAGGGAATGGACAAATCCAGGTATGATGTGACTATCGCCAGCCTGGATTGTTACGGCCGGGCTCCCCGGAGCGTGATCGAGCCGGTCTGCCGGCTGGAGATTTTCCGCGTTGTGCGTATTTACGGCCTGTCCGGGTTTTTGCAGGGACTCCGGTTTTTCCGTTATTTGAAAGATTCCCGCGTGGACATTGTCCAGACGTATCATTTCAGCTCCGACATCTGGGGCGCGTTTTTGGCCTGGTTGGCGGGTGTCCCGGTGATTCTCTCTAACCGTCGGGACATGGGGTTTTGGCGGAAGTCCTGGCATGTCTGGGCGTACCGCTTGATCAACCGGTGGGTCTTGCGTATTGTTGTCAATGCGAGGCCGATAAAGGCTATGGTCCTGGAATCCGAAAGGATGGGGGACGACAGGGTGGTGGTCATTTCCAATGGAGTGGAGCTTTCCGCGAAATCGTCCCCGTTGGGCCGTTCTGATCTGGGATTGAATGCCGGCGATATGGTGGTTGCGCACGTGGCGAACCTCCGGCCTGTGAAAGGGCATATGCATTTGATTCGGGCGTTCAAGGACGTGGTTGCCCGCTGTCCCTCGGCCAAACTGGTGCTGATCGGCCAGGACGAGCTCGGAGGCTCACTGCAAAAGCTGGCAAGCGATCTGGGGATTTCCGAACGTGTTTTGTTTCTGGGTAAAAGGATGGATGTGTCCAGGATTTTGCCCCTGGCGGATGTTTGTGTCCTGCCGTCTTTGAGCGAGGGGATGTCCAATTCGATCCTGGAATACATGGCGGCCGGAAAGCCCGTGGTGGCAACGCGTGTCGGCGGAAATCCGGAACTGATCGAGGACGGGGTCAACGGGATCCTGGTCGAGAAAGAAAACGTTCCTCAATTGGCCGATGCTCTTTTCCGCCTTTTGCAGGACCCCTCTCTGCGCCGGGAGATGGGCAACAGCGGGTTTCAACGGATCACCGAGGAATTCACCATGGGGGCGATGGTCCGGAAATACGAGCAGTTGTTTGAGACTTTATTGGCCGCACAAAGACCTGGGATTTCGCGATGA
- a CDS encoding O-antigen ligase family protein: MGSGIIANLKILAPVAFYLLGVALALAAFVGKVRWALLLVAFLLPLRNVVEKLQGLPLGNQFLDVLFMAMIVGWFVSAFTGGQKKLFDESSLNWISIVLIVYTFISLQSGNAYLKSVSFFDISDPRVQDWKNFVLLPILFFITFNNVTDAKWVWRVFLVMCLGMFISGYYTSTQISWFSNLLSRAKISGTFQFLGPNEVGAFFNQYTMILITMFFFMKKKIHKVLTALLILLNIYCILFLYSRAAYAALAAGLFILASMKKRVLLIPLILVAVFWQVALPEKAVERIQGTTNEFGELEESAERRVEIWKVGLEYFEENPVFGIGLGVFSRLGYNLGDTHNIYVKLLVEQGLTGLGIFFILVWCFILEGWRLYRKGQDDYERGLGLGFAISIVVLMINNFFGNRWTYLELSGYLWIFAGLVCRLRALAETSSHAASSPKKVKVNMRQAGRRP, from the coding sequence ATGGGATCTGGAATTATTGCTAATTTAAAAATTCTTGCCCCGGTGGCTTTTTATCTCCTGGGCGTGGCCCTGGCCCTGGCCGCCTTTGTCGGCAAGGTCCGTTGGGCACTGCTCCTCGTGGCCTTCCTTTTGCCTCTGCGCAACGTCGTTGAGAAACTGCAGGGCCTGCCCCTGGGCAACCAATTCCTGGACGTTTTGTTCATGGCGATGATCGTAGGCTGGTTTGTTTCCGCATTCACGGGAGGGCAAAAGAAGCTTTTTGACGAATCGTCGCTCAACTGGATTTCCATTGTCCTGATCGTTTACACGTTCATTTCCCTGCAATCCGGGAATGCCTACCTTAAGTCCGTGAGTTTTTTCGACATCAGCGACCCCCGTGTCCAGGACTGGAAGAATTTTGTCCTTTTGCCGATCCTGTTTTTTATCACCTTCAACAACGTGACGGACGCTAAATGGGTGTGGAGGGTTTTTCTTGTGATGTGCTTGGGGATGTTTATCTCGGGGTATTACACGAGCACGCAAATCAGTTGGTTTTCGAACCTGCTTTCGCGGGCGAAAATCAGCGGGACATTCCAGTTCCTGGGGCCCAATGAGGTGGGGGCGTTTTTCAATCAATACACCATGATCTTGATCACCATGTTCTTTTTCATGAAAAAAAAGATCCACAAGGTCCTGACGGCCCTGTTGATCCTTCTGAACATTTATTGTATCCTTTTTCTTTATTCCCGCGCGGCGTATGCCGCCCTGGCGGCGGGGCTGTTCATTTTGGCTTCTATGAAAAAGCGTGTTTTGTTGATCCCCCTGATCCTGGTCGCGGTTTTCTGGCAGGTAGCCCTTCCTGAAAAAGCGGTAGAGCGGATCCAGGGGACCACGAATGAATTCGGCGAACTGGAAGAGTCTGCCGAGAGGCGGGTGGAAATATGGAAAGTGGGGCTTGAGTATTTTGAGGAAAATCCGGTTTTCGGCATAGGGCTCGGGGTCTTCAGCCGGCTGGGTTACAACTTGGGAGACACGCACAACATTTATGTGAAGCTTTTGGTGGAGCAGGGCCTGACCGGGCTTGGGATATTTTTTATTTTGGTCTGGTGTTTCATTCTTGAAGGATGGCGCTTGTATCGTAAAGGGCAGGATGACTATGAGAGAGGGCTTGGCCTCGGGTTTGCCATCAGCATTGTCGTCCTGATGATCAATAATTTTTTCGGCAACCGTTGGACTTATTTGGAGCTCAGCGGGTATTTATGGATTTTTGCCGGGCTCGTCTGCCGCCTGCGGGCCCTCGCCGAGACTTCTTCCCATGCTGCGTCTTCCCCCAAAAAAGTCAAAGTGAACATGCGTCAGGCCGGCCGGCGTCCGTAA